In one Flammeovirga yaeyamensis genomic region, the following are encoded:
- a CDS encoding PP2C family protein-serine/threonine phosphatase: MKFDVYNFFKIKSRVFLVLMIIFIAVHVFFDFVPEAIVLASLGLIQLGLVLFPSKKRTWMLHLQVILLSVIVTILCYLKGGIVSPVVFFFIPPLSMGFLFFNIKTGALYSFMIFIFAIGLTCTSIYGWSPYEPLDIMSNQGFLFFSMVYIGVSADVAWTLLEYEKGRNKAEQEIQAYNDEIIQQEEELRQQQEELISTREHELVAERTKTSALEEEQRRIKAEKDLFVIQEALKYTAEIQKITLPGKEVLKDFFTEHTILYKPKENISGDFYYVNNYNKTTMVVVGDCKGHAISATLLTMVISGYFDSLQELPYYPSLLLHNLHDYLINELNQKMEEKDQLRHEVNLSIAYIEGNNLIYTSANGRGIIIQDRSVNELSFTEYPIGNKFNSLRHYKDIEYTISPDDVIVMYTDGLTNVGETEESKDFFDICKEFYGKYESDWNDSIQKYIKEKFSKEQFDDITVLAFNPN; the protein is encoded by the coding sequence ATGAAATTTGATGTTTATAATTTCTTTAAGATTAAAAGTAGAGTATTTTTAGTCTTAATGATCATTTTCATCGCAGTGCATGTATTTTTTGATTTTGTCCCAGAGGCAATTGTCTTAGCTTCCTTAGGATTAATTCAGCTCGGTTTGGTTTTATTTCCTTCCAAGAAACGAACATGGATGCTCCATCTTCAAGTCATTTTATTATCAGTTATTGTGACTATTCTCTGTTATTTGAAAGGAGGAATAGTATCACCCGTAGTTTTCTTTTTTATTCCACCTCTGAGTATGGGTTTTCTCTTTTTTAATATTAAAACAGGAGCCCTTTATTCTTTCATGATTTTCATTTTTGCTATTGGTTTAACTTGTACTTCAATTTATGGTTGGTCACCTTATGAACCATTAGATATCATGTCAAATCAAGGTTTTCTATTCTTCTCAATGGTGTATATTGGTGTAAGTGCAGATGTGGCTTGGACTTTATTAGAATATGAAAAAGGACGAAACAAGGCAGAACAAGAGATTCAAGCTTACAATGATGAAATCATCCAGCAAGAAGAAGAATTACGTCAGCAACAAGAAGAATTAATTTCGACTCGTGAGCATGAATTGGTCGCTGAGCGTACGAAGACTTCTGCTCTAGAAGAAGAACAAAGAAGAATAAAAGCAGAGAAGGATCTTTTTGTTATACAGGAAGCTTTAAAGTATACGGCAGAAATTCAAAAAATTACATTACCAGGAAAGGAAGTTCTTAAAGATTTCTTTACTGAACATACCATCCTTTACAAACCTAAAGAGAATATCAGCGGTGATTTTTATTATGTGAATAATTACAATAAAACAACAATGGTTGTTGTTGGAGATTGTAAAGGACATGCTATAAGTGCTACTTTATTAACTATGGTGATTTCAGGATATTTTGATTCACTTCAAGAGTTACCTTACTACCCTAGTCTTTTATTACATAACCTTCATGATTATTTGATCAATGAATTAAATCAAAAAATGGAGGAGAAAGATCAATTAAGACACGAAGTCAACTTATCTATAGCTTATATAGAGGGTAATAATCTAATATATACATCCGCAAACGGAAGAGGTATTATTATTCAGGACCGATCAGTGAATGAGTTATCATTCACAGAATATCCAATTGGTAACAAATTTAATTCGCTTAGACATTATAAAGATATCGAATACACAATATCTCCAGACGATGTTATTGTAATGTATACAGACGGTTTAACGAACGTTGGTGAAACGGAAGAATCGAAAGACTTTTTTGATATCTGCAAAGAATTTTATGGTAAATATGAAAGCGATTGGAATGATAGCATACAGAAATATATCAAAGAAAAATTCTCTAAAGAGCAATTTGATGATATAACTGTATTGGCATTCAA
- a CDS encoding DUF695 domain-containing protein, giving the protein MKTLLITISLFFTFNTSWSQNGRWDVYMAQYENGPGSTILNMDLINSAPKKSLPYLVVTGVTTENCREDGFPQNDEFEKLHDVSDAVENKIQEVTTFEIVGTFTYQCERLDYVYVNDTTKIRQKLTEMYTSNFPEYEYYINIKIDEDWEAYLKFLYPNEETQEHMSNIKVVAKLAESGDNLEKARQVDHWLYFKDKKRRKLFTDAIIKEGFKIESQEKRIDLRLPYQLRISRTDYVSPNEINTLTLKLRKQAKEFNGEYDGWETFVVKPEGDL; this is encoded by the coding sequence ATGAAAACCTTATTAATAACAATTTCTCTCTTTTTTACATTCAATACATCATGGTCTCAAAATGGGAGATGGGATGTGTATATGGCTCAATATGAAAACGGACCTGGTTCTACCATTCTTAATATGGATTTAATAAATTCAGCTCCAAAAAAATCTCTTCCATATTTAGTGGTAACAGGTGTGACTACAGAAAATTGTAGAGAAGATGGCTTTCCTCAAAATGATGAATTTGAGAAACTACATGATGTATCGGATGCTGTCGAAAACAAAATTCAAGAGGTAACTACATTCGAAATTGTTGGAACATTTACTTATCAGTGTGAACGTTTAGATTATGTTTATGTAAACGACACAACTAAGATTCGTCAGAAACTTACCGAAATGTATACTTCTAACTTTCCTGAGTACGAATATTACATTAATATAAAAATTGATGAGGATTGGGAGGCGTACCTGAAATTTCTTTATCCAAATGAAGAAACTCAAGAACATATGTCAAATATTAAGGTAGTAGCCAAACTCGCAGAATCTGGTGACAATTTAGAAAAAGCAAGACAAGTGGATCATTGGCTCTATTTTAAGGATAAGAAAAGAAGAAAATTATTTACGGATGCAATCATTAAAGAAGGCTTTAAAATCGAAAGTCAGGAAAAGCGAATTGATTTAAGATTACCTTATCAACTTCGAATTTCTAGAACAGATTATGTGTCACCAAATGAGATAAATACCCTCACTCTAAAACTTAGAAAACAAGCTAAAGAGTTCAATGGAGAATATGATGGATGGGAAACTTTTGTGGTAAAACCAGAGGGTGATTTATAG
- a CDS encoding DinB family protein has translation MKFKIKYFLLLQLCFTFSLAQAQYEIKPTKGYSPQIGIMVDMLEDLKGRITEMTKDLDQKETDYMFDDQANSIGALIMHLVATEAYYQVETLEGRAWDKQEEEFWLIASSLGDHSRDDLKGKPIKYYLDLWDKIRQKTLDGLKKKDDAWFAENIEEGINNHWVWFHVMEHSANHMGQIALVKNRLPKK, from the coding sequence ATGAAATTCAAAATAAAATACTTTCTACTACTCCAATTATGTTTTACATTTTCTTTAGCACAGGCACAATACGAAATAAAGCCAACAAAAGGATATTCACCTCAGATCGGAATAATGGTCGATATGTTGGAAGACTTGAAAGGTAGAATTACCGAAATGACCAAAGACCTCGATCAAAAAGAAACGGATTATATGTTTGACGATCAAGCTAACTCAATTGGTGCTTTAATTATGCATTTGGTGGCGACTGAAGCCTATTATCAAGTAGAGACTTTAGAAGGTAGAGCATGGGATAAACAAGAAGAAGAATTTTGGTTAATTGCCAGTAGCTTAGGAGATCATAGTCGAGATGATCTAAAAGGAAAACCCATTAAATATTATCTTGATTTATGGGATAAAATCAGACAAAAAACACTCGATGGTCTAAAGAAAAAAGATGACGCTTGGTTTGCGGAAAATATAGAGGAAGGAATCAATAATCATTGGGTATGGTTTCATGTGATGGAGCACTCTGCAAATCATATGGGTCAAATTGCTCTTGTGAAAAATAGGCTACCTAAGAAGTAG
- a CDS encoding sensor histidine kinase, translated as MEFLKPNNPVINKFSLKNISITTQVFIGFVIVTVCVLLSIFISYYNSNRIIKSADWVLHTQEVLTQLGNIEALLVDLETGQRGFLITGKIEYLEPFIEGKKRIYQEISSIRKLTSDNINQTQRIDSLKLVVDKKIEELDLTIYLRKNKGYEAAKEIVNNDSGKLFMDEIRMLLSDIEAEELRLLKIRSPEPEQIKETTNYLLIGLFGFTLIIISIVFTYIYRSIRIPIQKLQVGLEHIGKGNLDYTFEIQKANEFGNLAQFIESVLLELKTTIVSKEELETEIIIRKEVENDLTNIKNNLENRNKELEQFTYITSHDLQEPLNSIISFSNFLIKEKDKMSEIGQKSIEVITESSFRMRALIKELLEYTKIGKKSYQKEIDVEKIIVDLKTDLHSLIQEKQACITYKGKPLKVNGYKLDLINLFQNLIVNSLKFSKEKTPPIITINAEEQTNEYKFWISDNGIGIEEKYFDKIFMIFQKLHRHDEYSGTGIGLAYCQKVIDMHKGKIWMESKIGEGTTVFFTIAK; from the coding sequence ATGGAATTTTTAAAACCTAATAATCCCGTTATAAATAAATTCTCATTAAAAAATATAAGTATCACAACACAAGTTTTTATTGGATTTGTGATTGTTACCGTATGCGTATTACTCTCCATTTTCATTTCTTACTATAACTCGAATAGAATCATAAAAAGTGCCGATTGGGTGTTGCATACCCAAGAAGTGCTTACGCAACTTGGAAATATTGAAGCTTTATTGGTCGATTTAGAAACGGGACAAAGAGGATTTCTTATTACTGGTAAAATCGAATATTTAGAACCGTTTATTGAAGGTAAAAAAAGGATTTATCAAGAAATTAGCTCTATAAGAAAGCTTACTTCCGACAACATAAATCAAACCCAAAGAATTGACTCTCTTAAATTGGTGGTGGATAAGAAAATTGAAGAATTAGATCTTACAATCTACTTAAGAAAGAACAAAGGTTATGAAGCCGCCAAAGAAATTGTCAATAACGATTCGGGCAAGTTATTTATGGATGAAATTCGAATGCTGTTATCTGATATTGAAGCAGAAGAATTAAGGTTATTGAAAATTAGAAGTCCAGAACCTGAGCAAATCAAAGAGACAACCAATTATTTACTCATTGGACTTTTTGGTTTTACATTGATCATTATAAGTATTGTTTTTACTTATATCTACCGTTCTATCCGTATTCCAATTCAGAAATTACAAGTGGGTCTTGAACACATTGGTAAAGGAAACTTAGATTATACATTCGAAATTCAAAAGGCAAACGAGTTTGGCAACTTGGCTCAGTTTATAGAATCAGTATTACTAGAACTGAAAACAACAATTGTATCAAAAGAAGAACTAGAGACAGAGATTATTATTAGGAAAGAAGTAGAAAATGACCTTACTAACATCAAAAATAATCTTGAAAACAGGAATAAAGAACTTGAACAGTTTACCTATATCACCTCTCACGATTTGCAGGAACCTTTAAACTCTATCATCTCCTTCTCTAATTTTTTGATCAAAGAAAAAGATAAAATGAGTGAGATAGGGCAAAAGAGTATTGAGGTAATTACTGAAAGCTCTTTTAGAATGAGAGCACTTATTAAAGAGCTTTTAGAATATACTAAGATTGGGAAAAAGTCTTATCAAAAAGAGATTGATGTCGAGAAAATTATTGTGGATTTAAAAACAGATCTACATAGCTTAATTCAAGAAAAACAGGCGTGTATCACTTATAAGGGAAAACCGTTAAAGGTAAATGGGTATAAGCTTGATTTGATAAATTTATTTCAAAATTTAATCGTGAACAGCCTGAAATTTTCTAAAGAAAAGACTCCCCCAATTATTACAATCAATGCCGAAGAACAAACGAACGAATACAAATTCTGGATTTCTGATAACGGAATTGGTATTGAAGAAAAATACTTTGATAAAATATTTATGATTTTTCAGAAATTACATAGACATGATGAATACTCAGGTACTGGAATAGGACTTGCTTATTGTCAAAAAGTAATTGATATGCATAAGGGGAAAATTTGGATGGAATCAAAAATTGGTGAGGGGACGACCGTGTTTTTTACAATAGCCAAGTAA
- a CDS encoding MlaD family protein: MMKGTIILIFIFIGLFSSCVNNERTIYLLTDHAEDLNTDANVTLNGVEIGEVDDIQLNQQGKILIKLHLDKELELPLDSKFMIVDRNLLGLKGISVKFGNKNDLILNGDTIEVFNEENLIQQNTLSMKLQEIFENLRGAKQDSILYELRRLNNNLEELKK, encoded by the coding sequence ATGATGAAAGGAACCATTATACTAATATTTATTTTTATCGGACTTTTTAGCTCTTGTGTAAATAACGAAAGGACAATTTATCTTTTAACTGACCATGCAGAAGATTTAAATACAGATGCTAATGTAACTTTGAATGGAGTTGAGATTGGAGAAGTTGATGATATTCAATTAAATCAACAAGGAAAGATTTTGATAAAGCTTCATCTTGATAAAGAACTAGAACTACCTTTAGATTCAAAATTTATGATAGTAGATAGGAACCTACTAGGATTAAAAGGAATTTCCGTCAAATTTGGAAACAAAAATGATTTAATCCTAAATGGAGATACAATTGAGGTATTTAATGAAGAAAACCTGATTCAACAAAACACTTTATCAATGAAGTTACAAGAAATTTTCGAAAATTTAAGAGGAGCAAAACAAGACTCCATACTTTATGAATTAAGACGATTGAATAATAACTTAGAGGAGTTAAAAAAGTAA